One stretch of Jiangella gansuensis DSM 44835 DNA includes these proteins:
- a CDS encoding ArsR/SmtB family transcription factor, whose product MALSSKWINDVETLRAFAHPLRMKLLGRLRSHGPATASELGRHFDESSGSTSYHLRQLERFGFVVEDTEQPSRRERRWRAAHDVTSWRTSDFADTEAGLAAEAVLRRQQLDIMLGRLEQWQSERHEWDPAWLDAAGHSDMLMFVRPDDLRALTAELEAVVARYVESPRPADDPDAAQVSLHLLAIPSRDRS is encoded by the coding sequence ATGGCTCTATCCAGCAAGTGGATCAACGACGTCGAGACGCTGCGCGCGTTCGCCCATCCGCTGCGCATGAAATTGCTCGGCCGGTTACGCAGTCACGGCCCCGCGACGGCGTCCGAGCTGGGCCGCCATTTCGACGAGTCGAGCGGCTCGACGTCCTATCACCTGCGCCAGCTGGAGCGGTTCGGCTTCGTGGTCGAGGACACCGAACAGCCGTCGCGGCGCGAACGTCGCTGGCGCGCGGCCCACGACGTCACCAGCTGGCGGACCAGCGACTTCGCCGACACCGAAGCGGGCCTGGCGGCTGAGGCGGTCCTGCGTCGCCAGCAGCTGGACATCATGCTCGGCCGGCTGGAGCAGTGGCAGTCCGAGCGGCACGAGTGGGACCCCGCCTGGCTCGACGCGGCTGGCCACTCCGACATGCTGATGTTCGTCCGGCCCGACGACCTGCGCGCGCTCACCGCCGAACTCGAGGCGGTGGTCGCCCGCTACGTCGAGAGCCCGCGCCCCGCGGACGACCCGGACGCCGCGCAGGTCTCGCTGCACCTGCTGGCCATTCCGTCCCGGGACCGGTCATGA
- a CDS encoding choice-of-anchor I family protein, with protein sequence MSRSRPSTVRAAVAVSGLALVGALALPASAGIVDEPVVHSAPDAAVALTPFGTYETGIVDEGAAEIVTYDAGSQRLFVVNAAQAIVEVLDVSDPAAPVKLFDLSTAGTTSADGSTVPADGVANSVDVRADGLGAVAVEAPAKTDAGWVVFFDARSDDGAALGAVRVGSQPDMLTFTPDGAHLLVANEGEPAEDYSVDPEGSIAVIAVGDEVAAPAQEAVATAGFHEFEVGGSMTLPEGVRIYGGREDAGTGTPEFPVSENLEPEYIAVDGGLAYAVLQEANAVAVVDIATATVTEIWPLGVKDHAAEGNGLDPSDRDGGIAIGPWPVLGMYQPDGMDAYSVDGQGYLVTANEGDSRDWDGFSEVARVKDLGDDDLPPVCEDLAELTADEALGRLNITTADGLSEDAGCYEALYAYGARSFSIWSTAGELVFDSGQEFEEITAAALPEFFNSNHSESNFEGRSDDKGPEPEGVVVGQVGERTYAFIGFERVGGVAVYDITSPADAAFVTYVNNRDFSVSVEDGGDVAQAGDLGPEGLAFIPADASPVPGTALLAVGSEVSGTTTLYRIDELDDDGNGDESGDEGGNGDESGGDDDGDGDESGGDEGGNGGSDDGTDDGGVSGTDDGDAGNPDDGTDGGADDGTDGGADDGTDGGASGGGELPDTGTSSTLLLMAAVTLLLAGALGMAAAARRTA encoded by the coding sequence GTGAGCAGATCGCGTCCATCGACCGTCCGTGCCGCCGTCGCGGTGTCGGGGCTCGCACTCGTCGGGGCGTTGGCGCTGCCGGCGTCGGCGGGCATCGTCGACGAACCGGTGGTGCATTCCGCGCCGGATGCCGCCGTCGCGCTCACGCCGTTCGGCACCTACGAGACCGGCATCGTGGACGAAGGCGCGGCCGAGATCGTCACCTACGACGCCGGCTCGCAGCGGCTGTTCGTCGTCAATGCCGCGCAGGCGATCGTCGAGGTCCTGGACGTGTCCGACCCCGCCGCGCCGGTGAAGCTGTTCGACCTGTCCACCGCGGGGACGACGAGCGCGGACGGCTCGACGGTCCCGGCCGACGGTGTCGCGAACTCCGTCGACGTCCGCGCCGACGGCCTGGGCGCCGTCGCCGTCGAGGCCCCGGCCAAGACCGACGCCGGCTGGGTGGTGTTCTTCGACGCTCGCAGCGACGACGGCGCCGCGCTCGGGGCGGTGCGGGTCGGCTCCCAGCCGGACATGCTGACCTTCACGCCCGACGGCGCGCACCTGCTGGTCGCGAACGAGGGCGAGCCGGCCGAGGACTACTCCGTCGACCCAGAGGGCTCGATCGCGGTGATCGCCGTCGGCGACGAGGTCGCGGCACCGGCCCAGGAGGCCGTCGCGACGGCCGGTTTCCACGAGTTCGAGGTGGGCGGCTCGATGACCCTGCCGGAGGGTGTGCGCATCTACGGTGGTCGCGAGGACGCCGGCACGGGCACCCCGGAGTTCCCGGTCTCGGAGAACCTCGAGCCGGAGTACATCGCCGTGGACGGGGGCCTTGCCTACGCGGTGCTGCAGGAGGCGAACGCCGTCGCCGTCGTCGACATCGCCACCGCGACCGTCACCGAGATCTGGCCGCTCGGCGTCAAGGACCACGCCGCCGAGGGCAACGGGCTCGACCCGTCCGACCGAGACGGCGGCATCGCCATCGGGCCGTGGCCGGTGCTCGGCATGTACCAGCCCGACGGCATGGACGCGTACTCCGTCGACGGCCAGGGCTACCTGGTGACCGCGAACGAAGGTGACAGCCGCGACTGGGACGGCTTCAGCGAGGTCGCCCGGGTGAAGGACCTCGGTGACGACGACCTGCCGCCGGTCTGCGAGGATCTCGCCGAGCTGACCGCGGACGAGGCCCTGGGCCGGCTGAACATCACCACCGCCGACGGTCTGTCCGAGGATGCAGGTTGCTACGAGGCGCTGTACGCCTACGGCGCCCGGTCGTTCTCGATCTGGAGCACCGCCGGTGAACTCGTCTTCGACTCCGGCCAGGAGTTCGAGGAGATCACCGCGGCCGCGCTGCCGGAGTTCTTCAACTCCAACCACAGCGAATCCAACTTCGAGGGCCGCAGCGACGACAAGGGACCGGAGCCGGAAGGCGTCGTGGTCGGCCAGGTGGGCGAGCGCACCTACGCCTTCATCGGCTTCGAGCGGGTCGGCGGCGTCGCCGTCTACGACATCACCTCGCCCGCGGACGCCGCGTTCGTCACCTACGTCAACAACCGTGACTTCTCCGTGTCCGTCGAGGACGGCGGCGACGTCGCGCAGGCCGGCGATCTCGGCCCGGAGGGCCTGGCGTTCATCCCGGCCGACGCGTCACCGGTCCCGGGTACGGCTCTGCTGGCGGTGGGCAGCGAGGTCTCCGGAACGACGACGCTGTACCGGATCGACGAGCTCGACGACGACGGCAACGGCGACGAGTCGGGCGACGAGGGCGGCAACGGCGACGAGTCCGGTGGCGACGACGACGGCGACGGCGACGAGTCCGGTGGCGACGAGGGCGGCAACGGCGGTTCCGACGATGGCACGGACGACGGCGGGGTGAGCGGCACGGACGACGGGGATGCCGGCAACCCCGATGACGGCACGGACGGCGGCGCCGATGACGGCACGGACGGCGGCGCCGATGACGGCACGGACGGCGGCGCGAGCGGCGGCGGCGAGCTGCCCGACACCGGTACGTCGTCGACCCTGCTGCTGATGGCCGCCGTCACGCTGCTGCTCGCTGGTGCGCTGGGCATGGCCGCGGCGGCACGCCGGACCGCTTGA
- a CDS encoding DedA family protein, with protein MDLLSFVSVPLAAYLILAAFVAFDAMVPALPGEVLVVSAGALSAAGHLDVGWAVVAATAGAIAGDLAVYGLSRRALPGALGRTRLGRRIVERIERAHARMGSTSAVAITAARFVPLGRTAVAAAAGIAGVRPRRFATFAFAGCLLWAGWTVGLGYVTGTVTDAPLWLQVAIGAAVGVLVGVWAGAAHTVIRTRRRMSQRARAGAAVDHPPEEPSPSRLPELVG; from the coding sequence ATGGACCTGTTGTCGTTCGTCAGTGTGCCCCTCGCCGCGTATCTGATCCTCGCGGCGTTCGTGGCCTTCGACGCGATGGTCCCGGCGCTGCCGGGCGAGGTCCTCGTCGTCTCGGCCGGCGCGCTCTCCGCGGCCGGACACCTCGACGTCGGATGGGCGGTCGTCGCCGCCACCGCGGGAGCCATCGCCGGGGACCTGGCGGTCTACGGCCTCAGCCGGCGGGCCCTGCCCGGCGCTCTCGGCCGAACCCGGCTGGGGCGGCGGATCGTCGAACGCATCGAGCGCGCCCACGCCCGCATGGGCTCGACCAGCGCGGTGGCCATCACCGCCGCACGCTTCGTCCCGCTCGGCCGGACGGCGGTGGCGGCGGCGGCCGGCATCGCCGGGGTTCGCCCGCGCCGCTTCGCCACCTTCGCGTTCGCGGGTTGCCTGCTGTGGGCCGGCTGGACGGTCGGACTCGGCTACGTCACCGGCACCGTGACGGATGCCCCGCTGTGGTTGCAGGTGGCCATCGGCGCGGCCGTCGGAGTGCTGGTCGGGGTCTGGGCCGGCGCCGCACACACGGTGATCCGGACCCGTCGCCGGATGTCGCAGCGGGCCCGGGCCGGCGCCGCTGTGGACCACCCGCCGGAGGAGCCGTCGCCGTCACGGCTTCCGGAGCTGGTCGGCTGA
- a CDS encoding DNA polymerase III subunit delta', which translates to MSVWDAVVGQRVVPALQRTVADAAGYLTGGPRGAMTHAWLFTGPPGSGRSVVARAFAAALQCPNGGCGECSDCADVRARTHPDVASLVTQGLNIRISQVRDLVPRAALRPARGRWQIVVVEDADRLGEDAADALLLSVEEPPERTVWMLCAPTAEDIVPTIRSRCRVVQLRTPPYADVARFLADNEDVDLPTAEFAARASQGHVGRARALATDPDVRARRDEVLRLPFALADIRQCLDAAANLVEAAKADAEKHCDALDEREVEELRKALGAGSTGRKPRNMEAAVKELEREQKLRRTRVQRDSIDRALVDVLALYRDVMMLQMGVRTELVNEEMRPSIDRLARSGTPGATLRRMEAVVAAREALQANALPLLALEAMALSLREG; encoded by the coding sequence GTGAGTGTCTGGGACGCCGTCGTCGGGCAGCGCGTCGTGCCCGCCCTGCAGCGCACCGTCGCCGACGCAGCCGGGTACCTGACCGGTGGGCCGCGAGGTGCCATGACGCACGCCTGGCTGTTCACGGGGCCGCCCGGCTCCGGCCGCTCGGTCGTGGCGCGGGCGTTCGCGGCGGCGCTGCAGTGCCCCAACGGCGGCTGCGGCGAATGCTCCGACTGCGCCGACGTCCGCGCGCGCACCCACCCGGACGTCGCGAGTCTGGTCACGCAGGGCCTCAACATCCGCATCAGCCAGGTCCGCGACCTCGTGCCGCGGGCGGCGCTGCGCCCGGCCCGGGGCCGCTGGCAGATCGTGGTGGTCGAGGACGCCGACCGGCTGGGGGAGGACGCCGCCGACGCCCTGCTGCTGTCGGTGGAAGAGCCGCCGGAGCGGACGGTGTGGATGCTCTGCGCCCCCACCGCCGAGGACATCGTGCCGACCATCCGGTCCCGCTGCCGGGTGGTGCAGCTGCGCACTCCGCCGTACGCCGACGTCGCCCGCTTCCTGGCCGACAACGAAGACGTCGACCTCCCCACCGCCGAGTTCGCCGCCCGGGCGTCGCAGGGCCACGTCGGCCGGGCCCGGGCGTTGGCCACCGACCCCGACGTGCGGGCGCGCCGGGACGAGGTGCTGCGGCTGCCGTTCGCCCTCGCCGACATCCGCCAGTGCCTCGACGCCGCGGCGAACCTGGTCGAGGCGGCCAAGGCCGACGCCGAGAAGCACTGCGACGCGCTGGACGAGCGTGAGGTCGAGGAGCTGCGTAAGGCGTTGGGCGCGGGCAGCACCGGCCGCAAGCCGCGCAACATGGAGGCAGCGGTCAAGGAGCTGGAGCGCGAGCAGAAGCTGCGCCGCACCCGGGTCCAGCGCGACTCCATCGACCGCGCCCTGGTCGACGTGCTGGCGCTGTACCGCGACGTCATGATGCTGCAGATGGGCGTGCGCACCGAGCTGGTCAACGAGGAGATGCGTCCGTCCATCGACCGGCTGGCCCGCTCCGGAACACCCGGGGCCACGCTGCGCCGCATGGAGGCCGTGGTCGCCGCCCGCGAGGCACTGCAGGCCAACGCCCTGCCGTTGCTGGCCCTGGAGGCCATGGCGCTGTCGCTGCGTGAGGGCTGA
- the tmk gene encoding dTMP kinase, with product MTGPRGLFVAFEGGDGAGKTTQLGLLAEHLRAQGCDVVVTREPGDSRIGPQVRAIVLDGGELDPRAEALLFAADRADHVAHVIRPALERGAVVLVDRYIDSSIAYQGEGRGLGRDQVAAISAFATGGLEPDLTVLLDLDEAARRDRVERQGYVDRIEREPGHVHERVRQAFLDLAAAQPERYLVVDAARSPRDVAADIAVAVDKVRP from the coding sequence GTGACCGGACCGCGAGGGCTGTTCGTCGCCTTCGAGGGCGGCGACGGAGCCGGCAAGACCACCCAGCTCGGGCTGCTGGCCGAGCACCTGCGCGCTCAGGGCTGCGACGTGGTCGTCACCCGCGAGCCGGGCGACTCCCGCATCGGGCCGCAGGTGCGGGCCATCGTGCTCGACGGCGGCGAGCTGGACCCGCGGGCGGAGGCGCTGCTGTTCGCCGCCGACCGCGCCGATCACGTCGCCCACGTCATCCGGCCGGCACTGGAACGCGGCGCCGTCGTGCTGGTCGACCGGTACATCGACTCGTCGATCGCGTACCAGGGTGAGGGCCGCGGGCTGGGCCGCGATCAGGTCGCCGCCATCTCCGCGTTCGCCACCGGCGGGCTCGAGCCCGACCTCACCGTCCTGCTCGACCTCGACGAGGCTGCTCGCCGCGACCGGGTGGAGCGGCAGGGCTATGTCGACCGCATCGAGCGCGAGCCCGGTCATGTGCACGAGCGGGTGCGGCAGGCGTTCCTCGACCTCGCCGCCGCACAGCCGGAGCGGTACCTCGTCGTCGACGCCGCCCGCTCGCCGCGCGACGTGGCCGCCGACATCGCCGTCGCCGTCGACAAGGTGCGCCCGTGA
- a CDS encoding serpin family protein: MSLHASEVNQLTAAWLRRTRGAGVVSGAGLWPLLAILAASADEPGRDELADAVGLPADEAMDAARDLLKALADLDGVEAALGLWAQAAAHVRQEWRDTLPPGSYGELAGDAAIDQPMLDAWASERTGGLIERFPVRTGPELMLTLATALALRTTWERKFTDERLVPSAGAWSGRPLAGLKRTGPDLDDLRLATTTAGPLTVTRIAGTNGLDVHLVLGEDSRVGADLLAAALPLVTGTESGEVRTGGELLAGDGDGAGSGWPGVAVVSAQRPSLAVTTARFTVRSDHDLMENAAVFGLRTVSGTDRGHFPAIGPVPLRVDQARQSAVAVFSATGFEAAAVTAIGLRTVSMPVHNSRGLAVSYDRPFGFLATHRDSGLVLFAGWVDEPDAWSPPEPGRRPAARPARPSAPVRGTLPRPGKPE, from the coding sequence ATGAGCCTGCACGCGTCCGAGGTCAACCAGCTCACCGCCGCCTGGCTGCGGCGTACCAGGGGGGCCGGGGTGGTGTCCGGCGCCGGCCTGTGGCCGCTGCTGGCCATTCTCGCCGCGTCCGCCGACGAGCCCGGCCGGGACGAACTGGCCGACGCCGTCGGGCTGCCCGCTGACGAGGCCATGGACGCCGCCCGCGACCTCCTCAAGGCGCTGGCCGACCTCGACGGCGTCGAGGCCGCACTGGGACTGTGGGCACAAGCCGCCGCTCATGTGCGCCAGGAGTGGCGCGACACCCTGCCGCCCGGCAGTTACGGCGAGTTGGCCGGCGACGCCGCGATCGACCAGCCGATGCTCGACGCCTGGGCCAGCGAGCGCACCGGCGGACTCATCGAGCGGTTCCCGGTGCGCACCGGCCCGGAGCTGATGCTCACCCTGGCCACGGCACTCGCGCTGCGCACCACCTGGGAGCGCAAGTTCACCGACGAGCGGCTGGTGCCCAGTGCCGGCGCCTGGTCGGGGCGCCCGCTGGCCGGGCTGAAGCGCACCGGTCCCGACCTCGACGACCTCCGGCTCGCCACGACCACGGCCGGACCGCTCACCGTCACGCGGATCGCCGGGACGAACGGCCTCGACGTCCACCTGGTGCTCGGCGAGGACAGCCGCGTCGGCGCCGACCTGCTGGCCGCGGCGCTCCCGCTGGTGACCGGCACCGAGTCAGGCGAGGTTCGCACCGGGGGCGAGCTCCTGGCCGGCGACGGCGACGGCGCCGGTTCCGGCTGGCCAGGCGTCGCCGTCGTGTCCGCACAGCGGCCGAGCCTCGCGGTGACGACCGCGCGGTTCACCGTCCGGTCCGACCACGACCTCATGGAGAACGCCGCGGTCTTCGGCCTGCGCACGGTCAGCGGCACCGACCGCGGTCATTTCCCCGCCATCGGCCCGGTGCCGCTGCGGGTCGACCAGGCCCGGCAGTCCGCGGTCGCCGTCTTCAGTGCCACGGGATTCGAGGCGGCCGCGGTCACCGCCATCGGGCTGCGCACCGTCTCGATGCCGGTCCACAACTCGCGAGGTCTCGCGGTCAGCTATGACCGGCCGTTCGGTTTCCTCGCCACGCACCGCGACAGCGGCCTCGTGCTCTTCGCCGGCTGGGTCGACGAGCCCGACGCGTGGTCGCCGCCCGAGCCCGGCCGCCGCCCGGCGGCTCGCCCGGCCCGCCCGTCCGCCCCTGTGCGCGGCACCCTTCCCCGCCCCGGGAAGCCCGAGTAG
- the topA gene encoding type I DNA topoisomerase produces the protein MARSTNGAAVRRRLVVVESPAKAKTIAGYLGDGYMVESSFGHIRDLPSKKTEVPAAHRDRYGNPVGVDVEGGFEPLYIVPAGRAKDQVKKLKSMLKDADELLLATDEDREGEAIAWHLREELKPKVPVRRMVFHEITRDAIRAAVDNPREIDEDLVDAQETRRIVDRLYGYQVSPVLWRKVMQGLSAGRVQSVATRLVVDRERERMAFRSASYWDLTATLETGDAGSAQEPSAFEAKLSTVDGSRVASGRDFDARGQVKNRDVVVLDEERARALAAALGDVDYTVRSVEAKPYTRKPYAPFRTTTMQQEASRKLGYGAARTMQVAQRLYENGFITYMRTDSITLSDAALNAARAQVAELYGSQYLPDTPRRYTSKVKNAQEAHEAIRPAGDSFRTPGETGLTGDEYRLYELIWMRTVASQMRDAKGETLTVRVGATATSGEDVEFTASGRTITFHGFLKAYVEGADDPEAELDDRERRLPHLSEGQGLTATEVEPEGHTTKPPARYTEATLVKELEDREIGRPSTYASIIRTILDRGYVFKRGNALVPAWLAFAVVRLLEEHFTRLVDYTFTARMEDVLDDIAGGRADRAAELAQFWHGDDSVDGLKKLADNLGEIDAREISSFPIGEGYTVRVGRYGPYIEDAEGNRGSVPEDLPPDELDVETARELVSRGNGDRELGVNPDTGRTVVAKSGRYGPYVTEILPDDAPKNAKPPTASLFSTMSVETVTLEEALKLLTLPRVVGTDAEGKEIIATNGRYGPYVKKGTDSRSLPDEESLFTVTVEDAEKLFAQPKGRRGARAATPPLRELGTDPASGKPLVVKDGRFGPYVTDGETNVTIPRGTDVEQLTHERAVELIAEKRAKGPAPRKRAARARSRS, from the coding sequence ATGGCCCGATCCACGAACGGGGCGGCGGTGCGGCGCCGTCTGGTGGTCGTGGAGTCGCCGGCGAAGGCCAAGACCATCGCGGGCTACCTTGGCGACGGCTACATGGTGGAGTCGTCGTTCGGTCACATCCGAGACCTTCCGTCGAAGAAGACCGAGGTGCCGGCGGCTCACCGTGACCGCTACGGCAACCCCGTGGGTGTCGACGTCGAGGGCGGCTTCGAACCGCTCTACATCGTTCCGGCCGGCCGGGCCAAGGATCAGGTCAAGAAGCTCAAGTCGATGCTCAAGGACGCCGACGAGCTCCTGCTCGCCACCGATGAGGACCGCGAGGGCGAGGCCATCGCGTGGCACCTGCGCGAGGAGCTCAAGCCCAAGGTGCCGGTGCGGCGCATGGTCTTCCACGAGATCACCCGCGACGCCATCCGGGCCGCTGTCGACAACCCCCGCGAGATCGACGAGGACCTCGTCGACGCTCAGGAGACCCGCCGCATCGTCGACCGGCTCTACGGTTACCAGGTCTCTCCGGTGCTGTGGCGCAAGGTCATGCAGGGCCTGTCCGCCGGCCGCGTGCAGAGTGTCGCCACCCGGCTCGTGGTGGACCGCGAGCGTGAGCGGATGGCGTTCCGCTCGGCGTCGTACTGGGACCTGACCGCCACGTTGGAGACCGGGGACGCCGGTTCCGCGCAGGAACCCAGCGCGTTCGAGGCCAAGCTCTCCACCGTCGACGGCTCCCGAGTGGCCAGCGGGCGCGACTTCGACGCCCGCGGCCAGGTCAAGAACCGCGACGTCGTCGTGCTCGACGAAGAGCGCGCCCGCGCCCTCGCCGCCGCGCTCGGCGACGTCGACTACACCGTCCGCTCGGTCGAGGCCAAGCCGTACACCCGCAAGCCGTACGCGCCGTTCCGCACCACCACCATGCAGCAGGAGGCCTCGCGGAAGCTGGGCTACGGCGCCGCCCGCACCATGCAGGTGGCCCAGCGGCTGTACGAGAACGGCTTCATCACCTATATGCGTACCGACTCCATCACGCTGTCGGACGCCGCGCTCAACGCTGCCCGGGCGCAGGTCGCCGAGCTCTACGGCTCGCAGTATCTGCCCGACACCCCGCGCCGCTACACCAGCAAGGTGAAGAACGCCCAGGAGGCGCACGAGGCGATCCGCCCGGCCGGCGACAGCTTCCGCACCCCGGGCGAGACCGGGCTGACCGGTGACGAGTACCGGCTCTACGAGCTCATCTGGATGCGCACCGTCGCCTCCCAGATGCGCGACGCGAAGGGCGAGACGCTCACCGTCCGCGTCGGTGCCACGGCCACCAGCGGCGAGGACGTCGAATTCACGGCGTCCGGTCGCACCATCACGTTCCACGGCTTCCTGAAGGCCTACGTCGAGGGCGCCGACGATCCCGAGGCCGAGCTCGACGACCGCGAGCGCCGGCTGCCGCACCTGTCCGAGGGGCAGGGCCTCACCGCCACCGAGGTCGAGCCCGAGGGCCACACCACCAAGCCGCCGGCCCGCTACACCGAGGCCACGCTGGTCAAGGAGCTCGAGGACCGAGAGATCGGCCGGCCGTCCACGTACGCGTCGATCATCCGCACCATCCTCGACCGCGGCTACGTGTTCAAGCGCGGCAACGCGCTGGTGCCGGCCTGGCTGGCCTTCGCCGTCGTGCGGCTGCTCGAGGAGCACTTCACCCGCCTCGTCGACTATACGTTCACCGCCCGCATGGAAGACGTGCTCGACGACATCGCCGGCGGCCGCGCCGACCGGGCCGCAGAACTGGCCCAGTTCTGGCACGGCGACGACAGCGTCGACGGCCTCAAGAAGCTCGCCGACAACCTCGGCGAGATCGATGCCCGCGAGATCTCGTCGTTCCCCATCGGCGAGGGCTACACCGTCCGGGTTGGCCGCTACGGCCCGTACATCGAGGACGCCGAGGGCAACCGCGGCAGTGTTCCCGAAGACCTGCCGCCCGACGAGCTCGACGTCGAGACCGCCCGCGAGCTGGTCAGCCGCGGCAACGGCGATCGTGAGCTGGGCGTCAACCCGGACACCGGTCGCACCGTGGTGGCGAAGTCGGGCCGCTACGGCCCCTACGTCACCGAGATCCTGCCCGACGACGCGCCCAAGAACGCCAAGCCGCCGACGGCCTCGCTGTTCAGCACCATGTCGGTCGAGACGGTGACGCTCGAGGAGGCGCTGAAGCTCCTGACGCTGCCGCGGGTGGTCGGCACGGACGCCGAGGGCAAGGAGATCATCGCCACCAACGGCCGCTACGGCCCGTACGTTAAGAAGGGCACCGACTCCCGCTCGCTGCCGGACGAGGAGTCCCTCTTCACCGTCACGGTCGAGGACGCCGAGAAGCTGTTCGCCCAGCCCAAGGGCCGACGCGGCGCCCGTGCCGCCACTCCGCCGCTGCGTGAGCTCGGCACCGACCCGGCCTCCGGGAAACCGCTGGTGGTCAAGGACGGACGGTTCGGCCCCTACGTCACCGACGGCGAGACGAACGTGACCATTCCACGCGGCACCGACGTCGAGCAGCTCACCCACGAGCGCGCCGTCGAGCTGATCGCGGAGAAGCGGGCGAAGGGTCCCGCGCCCCGCAAGCGCGCGGCGCGGGCTCGCTCCCGCTCCTGA
- a CDS encoding MFS transporter produces MTTLGPETARRRFLLLLALRWLPTGLIIPIVALLPLERGVTLGQLGFVIAAQGFMVLALELPTGGLSDSLGRRPVMVASGVVNVGVLALLFTADGFAAFAVAYALQGVYRALDSGPLEAWYVDTALAHDAAADISRGLSRGGAVVGAAVAAGALGAGGLIALDPLPEVDALAVPVLAALVVQVVAVVATAVLMAETRTARGWRAVAGSVRRVPRVVGESIGLLRGSKVLLALICVELSWGFGMVTFESMMPIRLTEVVGDADRAAAIMGPVASAAWGFSAVGAAMVPLLSRRIGVPLTAALLRVLQGVTVVGMALFAGPVGLIAAFFATYVMHGASNPMHMTLLHQQVTSAHRTTVASLNSMVSQPAGSIGGIVLMAIAGALSVSAAMAVGAVVLALAAPLYLPAYRAERARKAATVDEEPAAVT; encoded by the coding sequence ATGACCACCCTCGGTCCTGAGACGGCCCGGCGCCGCTTCCTGCTTCTCCTGGCGCTGCGATGGCTCCCGACCGGTTTGATCATCCCGATCGTCGCGCTGCTTCCCCTCGAACGCGGCGTGACGCTCGGGCAGCTCGGCTTCGTGATCGCCGCGCAGGGCTTCATGGTGCTGGCGTTGGAGCTGCCCACCGGCGGGCTGTCCGACTCGCTGGGCCGGCGGCCGGTCATGGTCGCATCCGGTGTCGTCAACGTCGGCGTGCTCGCGCTGCTGTTCACCGCCGACGGCTTCGCCGCGTTCGCCGTCGCGTACGCGTTGCAGGGGGTCTACCGCGCCCTCGACAGCGGCCCGCTGGAGGCGTGGTACGTCGACACCGCGCTGGCACACGATGCGGCGGCGGACATCTCCCGCGGACTGTCCCGCGGCGGCGCGGTGGTCGGCGCGGCGGTGGCAGCGGGTGCGCTGGGCGCCGGCGGCCTGATCGCCCTGGACCCGCTGCCCGAGGTGGATGCCCTGGCGGTCCCGGTGCTCGCGGCCCTGGTGGTCCAGGTGGTGGCGGTCGTGGCCACGGCCGTCCTCATGGCGGAGACCCGGACGGCGCGCGGCTGGCGGGCGGTCGCCGGGTCGGTGCGGCGCGTACCCCGCGTCGTCGGCGAGAGCATCGGCCTGCTGCGCGGCTCGAAGGTGCTGCTGGCACTGATCTGCGTCGAGTTGTCCTGGGGCTTCGGCATGGTGACCTTCGAGTCGATGATGCCGATCCGGCTGACCGAGGTGGTCGGCGACGCGGACCGGGCGGCGGCGATCATGGGACCGGTGGCGTCGGCTGCCTGGGGATTCTCGGCGGTGGGCGCCGCCATGGTTCCGCTGCTGTCGCGGCGGATCGGGGTGCCGCTGACAGCGGCGCTGCTGCGCGTGCTCCAAGGCGTGACCGTGGTGGGCATGGCACTGTTCGCGGGCCCGGTTGGGCTGATCGCGGCCTTCTTCGCCACGTACGTCATGCACGGGGCGTCGAACCCCATGCACATGACACTGCTGCACCAACAGGTCACCAGCGCGCACCGGACCACCGTCGCGTCGCTGAACTCGATGGTGTCGCAGCCGGCCGGCTCGATCGGAGGCATCGTGCTGATGGCCATCGCCGGCGCTCTGTCGGTCAGCGCGGCCATGGCGGTCGGCGCGGTCGTGCTGGCACTGGCCGCGCCACTCTACCTGCCGGCCTACCGCGCCGAGCGGGCCCGGAAGGCCGCGACCGTCGACGAAGAGCCGGCCGCCGTCACGTGA